A stretch of Onychomys torridus chromosome 2, mOncTor1.1, whole genome shotgun sequence DNA encodes these proteins:
- the H6pd gene encoding GDH/6PGL endoplasmic bifunctional protein isoform X1: MKHPDIWKMLIPAMCLALLGCLQAQEFKGHVSIILLGATGDLAKKYLWQGLFQLYLDEAGKGHSFSFHGAALTDPKQSQKLMDKALESLSCPKDLAPSHCDELKGQFLQLSQYHQLKTAEHYQILNKDIETQVQRDGLWEAGRIFYFSVPPFAYADIARNINSSCRPRPGAWLRVVLEKPFGHDHLSAQQLASELGSFFQEEEMYRVDHYLGKQAVAQILPFRDQNRKALDGLWNRHHVERVEIIMKETVDAKGRASFYEEYGVIRDTLQNHLTEILTLVAMELPQNISSSAAVLQHKLQAFQALRGLQKTSAILGQYQAYSGQVRQELQKPDGFQSLTPTFAGVLVHIDSLRWEGVPFILMSGKALDERVGYVRILFKNRAYCTQSERHWASEQSRCLPQQIVFYIGHGELGHPTILVSQNLFKPYVPTQSWTEVQDQPGLRLFGRPLSDYYAYKPVREQDAYSTLLSHIFHRRKESFITTENLLASWVFWTPLLDSLALEVPRLYPGGAENGHLLDFEFSGGQLSFSQQQLEVLMPELGSVPKPSDFQVLGAQYRESPLVTAWPEELISKLASDIETTAVQSIRRFGKFHLALSGGSSPIALFQQLATGHYSFPWAHTHLWLVDERCVPLSDPESNFQGLQAHLLQHVRVPYYNIHPMPVHLHQRLCAEEDQGAQTYASEISALVANSSFDLVLLGMGTDGHTASLFPQSPTGLDGDQLVVLTESPFRPYQRMSLSLPLINRAKKVAVLVMGRTKREITMLVSRVGHEPKKWPISGVLPISGQLVWYMDYEAFLG, translated from the exons TGTGCTTAGCCCTTCTGGGCTGCCTGCAGGCCCAGGAATTCAAGGGACATGTTTCCATAATCCTGCTGGGAGCAACTGGGGACCTAGCTAAGAAGTACCTGTGGCAGGGACTGTTTCAGCTCTACCTGGATGAGGCTGGGAAGGGCCACAGTTTCAGCTTCCATGGGGCTGCCCTGACAGACCCCAAGCAGAGCCAGAAGCTCATGGACAAGGCCTTGGAATCCCTCTCCTGCCCCAAGGACTTGGCACCCAGCCACTGTGATGAACTCAAGGGTCAGTTTCTACAGCTGAGCCAATACCACCAACTGAAGACGGCCGAGCACTATCAGATCCTGAACAAGGACATCGAGACCCAGGTCCAGCGGGATGGGCTCTGGGAAGCTGGCAGGATCTTCTACTTCTCTGTGCCACCCTTTGCCTATGCAGACATTGCCCGCAACATCAACAGCAGCTGCCGACCACGCCCAGGTGCCTGGCTGCGGGTTGTTCTTGAAAAACCCTTTGGCCATGACCACCTCTCAGCCCAGCAGCTGGCTTCAGAACTTGGAAGCTTTTTCCAGGAAGAGGAGATGTATCGGGTAGACCATTACCTGGGCAAGCAG GCTGTGGCTCAGATCCTGCCCTTCCGAGATCAGAACCGTAAGGCCTTGGATGGCCTCTGGAACAGGCACCACGTGGAGCGGGTGGAGATCATCATGAAGGAGACCGTGGATGCAAAAG GCAGAGCCAGTTTCTATGAGGAGTACGGCGTCATCCGTGACACGCTGCAGAACCACCTGACGGAGATCCTCACGCTGGTGGCCATGGAACTGCCCCAGAACATCAGCAGCTCAGCCGCTGTGCTGCAGCATAAGCTCCAGGCCTTCCAGGCCCTGCGGGGCCTGCAGAAGACCAGTGCCATCCTGGGCCAGTACCAGGCCTATAGTGGGCAGGTGCGTCAAGAGCTGCAGAAGCCAGACGGTTTCCAGAGCCTGACACCAACCTTTGCAG GTGTCCTTGTCCACATCGACAGCCTGCGCTGGGAAGGTGTTCCTTTCATCTTGATGTCTGGCAAGGCCTTGGACGAAAGAGTGGGCTACGTTCGGATCTTGTTTAAGAACCGGGCATACTGCACCCAGAGCGAGAGACACTGGGCATCAGAGCAGAGCCGGTGCCTGCCCCAGCAGATTGTCTTCTACATTGGACATGGTGAGCTGGGCCACCCCACCATTTTGGTCAGCCAGAACCTGTTCAAGCCCTATGTACCTACCCAGAGCTGGACGGAGGtgcaggaccagcctgggctccgCCTCTTTGGTCGTCCTCTGTCTGATTACTATGCCTATAAACCTGTGCGGGAGCAAGATGCCTACTCCACCCTCTTGTCTCACATCTTCCACCGCCGAAAGGAGTCCTTCATCACCACAGAGAATCTGTTGGCCTCCTGGGTCTTCTGGACCCCCTTACTGGACAGCCTGGCCCTCGAAGTTCCACGCCTTTACCCGGGGGGAGCGGAGAATGGCCATCTGCTGGATTTTGAGTTCAGTGGTGGTCAGCTGTCCTTCTCCCAGCAGCAGCTAGAGGTGTTGATGCCAGAGCTGGGGTCAGTCCCAAAGCCCAGTGACTTCCAGGTCCTCGGGGCCCAGTACAGAGAGAGCCCACTGGTCACTGCCTGGCCGGAGGAGCTGATCTCTAAGCTAGCCAGTGACATTGAAACAACCGCAGTGCAGTCCATACGACGCTTTGGCAAGTTCCACTTGGCACTGTCAGGGGGTTCAAGCCCCATAGCCCTCTTCCAGCAGTTGGCCACAGGGCATTACAGCTTCCCCTGGGCCCACACACACCTTTGGCTGGTTGATGAGCGCTGTGTCCCTCTCTCAGATCCAGAGTCCAACTTCCAGGGCCTGCAGGCTCACCTGCTGCAGCACGTTAGGGTACCCTACTACAACATTCACCCCATGCCGGTACACCTGCACCAGCGGCTTTGTGCTGAAGAGGACCAGGGTGCCCAGACCTATGCCAGTGAGATCTCAGCCCTGGTGGCCAACAGCAGCTTTGACCTGGTGCTGCTGGGCATGGGCACTGATGGGCACACAGCCTCCCTGTTCCCACAGTCACCCACGGGCCTGGATGGAGATCAGCTGGTGGTGCTGACGGAGAGCCCATTCAGGCCATACCAACGCATGAGTCTCAGCCTGCCCCTCATCAACCGTGCCAAAAAGGTAGCTGTCCTGGTCATGGGGAGGACAAAACGTGAGATCACCATGCTGGTGAGCCGGGTGGGCCATGAGCCCAAGAAGTGGCCCATCTCCGGCGTGCTGCCAATTTCTGGACAGCTGGTTTGGTACATGGATTACGAGGCCTTTCTGGGATGA
- the H6pd gene encoding GDH/6PGL endoplasmic bifunctional protein isoform X2 — MLIPAMCLALLGCLQAQEFKGHVSIILLGATGDLAKKYLWQGLFQLYLDEAGKGHSFSFHGAALTDPKQSQKLMDKALESLSCPKDLAPSHCDELKGQFLQLSQYHQLKTAEHYQILNKDIETQVQRDGLWEAGRIFYFSVPPFAYADIARNINSSCRPRPGAWLRVVLEKPFGHDHLSAQQLASELGSFFQEEEMYRVDHYLGKQAVAQILPFRDQNRKALDGLWNRHHVERVEIIMKETVDAKGRASFYEEYGVIRDTLQNHLTEILTLVAMELPQNISSSAAVLQHKLQAFQALRGLQKTSAILGQYQAYSGQVRQELQKPDGFQSLTPTFAGVLVHIDSLRWEGVPFILMSGKALDERVGYVRILFKNRAYCTQSERHWASEQSRCLPQQIVFYIGHGELGHPTILVSQNLFKPYVPTQSWTEVQDQPGLRLFGRPLSDYYAYKPVREQDAYSTLLSHIFHRRKESFITTENLLASWVFWTPLLDSLALEVPRLYPGGAENGHLLDFEFSGGQLSFSQQQLEVLMPELGSVPKPSDFQVLGAQYRESPLVTAWPEELISKLASDIETTAVQSIRRFGKFHLALSGGSSPIALFQQLATGHYSFPWAHTHLWLVDERCVPLSDPESNFQGLQAHLLQHVRVPYYNIHPMPVHLHQRLCAEEDQGAQTYASEISALVANSSFDLVLLGMGTDGHTASLFPQSPTGLDGDQLVVLTESPFRPYQRMSLSLPLINRAKKVAVLVMGRTKREITMLVSRVGHEPKKWPISGVLPISGQLVWYMDYEAFLG, encoded by the exons TGTGCTTAGCCCTTCTGGGCTGCCTGCAGGCCCAGGAATTCAAGGGACATGTTTCCATAATCCTGCTGGGAGCAACTGGGGACCTAGCTAAGAAGTACCTGTGGCAGGGACTGTTTCAGCTCTACCTGGATGAGGCTGGGAAGGGCCACAGTTTCAGCTTCCATGGGGCTGCCCTGACAGACCCCAAGCAGAGCCAGAAGCTCATGGACAAGGCCTTGGAATCCCTCTCCTGCCCCAAGGACTTGGCACCCAGCCACTGTGATGAACTCAAGGGTCAGTTTCTACAGCTGAGCCAATACCACCAACTGAAGACGGCCGAGCACTATCAGATCCTGAACAAGGACATCGAGACCCAGGTCCAGCGGGATGGGCTCTGGGAAGCTGGCAGGATCTTCTACTTCTCTGTGCCACCCTTTGCCTATGCAGACATTGCCCGCAACATCAACAGCAGCTGCCGACCACGCCCAGGTGCCTGGCTGCGGGTTGTTCTTGAAAAACCCTTTGGCCATGACCACCTCTCAGCCCAGCAGCTGGCTTCAGAACTTGGAAGCTTTTTCCAGGAAGAGGAGATGTATCGGGTAGACCATTACCTGGGCAAGCAG GCTGTGGCTCAGATCCTGCCCTTCCGAGATCAGAACCGTAAGGCCTTGGATGGCCTCTGGAACAGGCACCACGTGGAGCGGGTGGAGATCATCATGAAGGAGACCGTGGATGCAAAAG GCAGAGCCAGTTTCTATGAGGAGTACGGCGTCATCCGTGACACGCTGCAGAACCACCTGACGGAGATCCTCACGCTGGTGGCCATGGAACTGCCCCAGAACATCAGCAGCTCAGCCGCTGTGCTGCAGCATAAGCTCCAGGCCTTCCAGGCCCTGCGGGGCCTGCAGAAGACCAGTGCCATCCTGGGCCAGTACCAGGCCTATAGTGGGCAGGTGCGTCAAGAGCTGCAGAAGCCAGACGGTTTCCAGAGCCTGACACCAACCTTTGCAG GTGTCCTTGTCCACATCGACAGCCTGCGCTGGGAAGGTGTTCCTTTCATCTTGATGTCTGGCAAGGCCTTGGACGAAAGAGTGGGCTACGTTCGGATCTTGTTTAAGAACCGGGCATACTGCACCCAGAGCGAGAGACACTGGGCATCAGAGCAGAGCCGGTGCCTGCCCCAGCAGATTGTCTTCTACATTGGACATGGTGAGCTGGGCCACCCCACCATTTTGGTCAGCCAGAACCTGTTCAAGCCCTATGTACCTACCCAGAGCTGGACGGAGGtgcaggaccagcctgggctccgCCTCTTTGGTCGTCCTCTGTCTGATTACTATGCCTATAAACCTGTGCGGGAGCAAGATGCCTACTCCACCCTCTTGTCTCACATCTTCCACCGCCGAAAGGAGTCCTTCATCACCACAGAGAATCTGTTGGCCTCCTGGGTCTTCTGGACCCCCTTACTGGACAGCCTGGCCCTCGAAGTTCCACGCCTTTACCCGGGGGGAGCGGAGAATGGCCATCTGCTGGATTTTGAGTTCAGTGGTGGTCAGCTGTCCTTCTCCCAGCAGCAGCTAGAGGTGTTGATGCCAGAGCTGGGGTCAGTCCCAAAGCCCAGTGACTTCCAGGTCCTCGGGGCCCAGTACAGAGAGAGCCCACTGGTCACTGCCTGGCCGGAGGAGCTGATCTCTAAGCTAGCCAGTGACATTGAAACAACCGCAGTGCAGTCCATACGACGCTTTGGCAAGTTCCACTTGGCACTGTCAGGGGGTTCAAGCCCCATAGCCCTCTTCCAGCAGTTGGCCACAGGGCATTACAGCTTCCCCTGGGCCCACACACACCTTTGGCTGGTTGATGAGCGCTGTGTCCCTCTCTCAGATCCAGAGTCCAACTTCCAGGGCCTGCAGGCTCACCTGCTGCAGCACGTTAGGGTACCCTACTACAACATTCACCCCATGCCGGTACACCTGCACCAGCGGCTTTGTGCTGAAGAGGACCAGGGTGCCCAGACCTATGCCAGTGAGATCTCAGCCCTGGTGGCCAACAGCAGCTTTGACCTGGTGCTGCTGGGCATGGGCACTGATGGGCACACAGCCTCCCTGTTCCCACAGTCACCCACGGGCCTGGATGGAGATCAGCTGGTGGTGCTGACGGAGAGCCCATTCAGGCCATACCAACGCATGAGTCTCAGCCTGCCCCTCATCAACCGTGCCAAAAAGGTAGCTGTCCTGGTCATGGGGAGGACAAAACGTGAGATCACCATGCTGGTGAGCCGGGTGGGCCATGAGCCCAAGAAGTGGCCCATCTCCGGCGTGCTGCCAATTTCTGGACAGCTGGTTTGGTACATGGATTACGAGGCCTTTCTGGGATGA